The genomic interval CTCAAGAAATATGCAGAGAAGTACTCTGGGATCCTAGAGGGCCCAAATGAAAGAACCCTGCTGTGCTCCTACTCCGATAGCACCACCGGACTCATGAATGGACGAAAGTCAGAGAATGAGTCCTGGCAGGAGGGGATTTACCCAATGAACTGTGCTCCAGATGTTATATCTGTGAGCAAAGCTGGAATGACAGCTGCCCTACCCCCTACAGATGTGTCGGCTAGCATAGGCAGCTCCCCGGGGGTGGCCAGCAGCTTGTCTGAGCCTAGCTATTCCAGCAGTAACTGTGGGAGCCACACAGCCACTAGTCTCCACTCGGGCCTCCCCTCTCAGGAATATACCGCCAGCTACAACGGCTCCTACCTACACTCTAGCTACAGTGGCCAGAATACCCCAGCCCTCCCCTCCCCACACCCTTCCCCTTTGCACAGCGCTGGGCTCTTACAACCCCcgcccccacctcctccccctaCCTTAGTGCCGAGCTACAGCGCCGGGTCTCCAAACCTTCCCAACTACAATTATCCTCCAACAGGGTATCCTTCCCAGACTTCTGTTGGCCCTGGTTATAGCCCTGGGGGAGCACCCCCTCCTTCTGCTTATCTGCCGTCCGGTATTGCAGCTCCAACCCCAATCCCTCCCTCCACACTGCCGGGCTACACCTACCAGTCCCATAATCATACGCCGATTGCACCAACACCTTTGAATGGCAGCACATCCAACTCATTAAAACGAAAAGCTTTCTACATGAGTGGACATGGAGATATGGACTCCAGCTATGGTAATTTCAACTACAACCAACAGCGCTCTTCACAGAGCCCAATGTACAGACTAACGGACAGTGGTGTGTCAGACTCAAACAGGGGCAATGGTTTTGAGAGAACTGCTGAAGCTTCATCTTTAGCTTTCAAGTCAACCAAGCTGCCAATGACCTCTGATCAACAAAGGAAATTTAACATGCACCCTGGCAGAGCACTAACTCCTCCATCCTATGGATCAACCAAAAGCTCTGTGGGTGACCTCAGAACTGGAGAGCCCTACAGCAAGTTTGGATCTCCCATCATGAGTGAGCAAACTGAGGAGCACAGGCAgcatctctctcactcactaaCAGGGCCAGACATCGGTACGGCTACCTCGTCCATACACGCTGCAGAGGAGCAACTGAAGAACAGTGATTCCAACCTGGTGGAGATGGTGACCTCGGAAATCCTTCAGCATGGCCCTCCGGTGGACTGGAGTGACATTGCAGGTCTGGATATGGTCAAAGCAGCCATCAAAGAGGAGATACTATGGCCCATTTTAAGGCCAGATATGTTTAGTGGACTTGCCACATTACCTCGAAGCCTCCTTTTATTCGGACCTCAGGGAACGGGTAGAACGCTGCTGGCCCGCTGCATGGCTAGCCAGCTAGGGGCTGCCTTCCTGCGACTCAGCAGCTCAAGTCTGGTGACTAAGTGGCTGGGCGAAGGGGACAAGATCATCCAGGCTGCTTTCCTGGTGGCCCGGTGCCGCCAGCCGGCTGTGGTGTTCATCAGTGAAGTGGACCTGCTGCTGTCCGCCCAGCTCAGTGAGGAGAGCCCGGTGAATCGCCTCAAGGCTGAGCTCCTCATGCAGCTTGACAGCATTCTGACCTCTGCTGAGGACCATGTCCTCGTGGTGTGCTCCACCAGTAAGCCGGAAGAAATCCCAGAGTCCCTTCGGAGGTACTTTACCAAGCGACTGCTTATCCCCTTGCCTGATGGGACGGCACGACATCAGATAATCAGCCAACTGCTCTCACAGAACAACTACTGTCTTAGTGACAAAGAGATGTCACTACTGGTTCAGAGGACAGAGGGCTTTTCAGGACTGGACGTGGCCCAGCTGTGTCAAGAGGCTGTAGTAGGTCCTCTCCATGGCATTCCTGGTGCTGACCTGTCAAGTATCCATCCCAGTCAGATGAGACTGGTCTCCTACCAAGACTTTGACAATGTGTTCTGCAAATTCCAGCCTAGCATATCACAAAAAGAACTTGACATGTACACTGAGTGGAATAAAATGTTTGGTTGTAGTCAGTGAAAGAGACTCATCAAACACAATTTCTCTAAACccaataattaaatacaaagtGAAGTATTTGGCCTTCAgtgaacaagaaagaaaaacagtggCGACATTGACACAACGTAAAGGGATTGTCAGCGAAAGACAGACGACAGTCTGGACATCACACATTTGTAACAATTAATGAAATGCTTTACATGGCTTAAGCCATCTACTCACTA from Pleuronectes platessa chromosome 14, fPlePla1.1, whole genome shotgun sequence carries:
- the fign gene encoding fidgetin, whose translation is MITSTSIYGLKMQWTPEHTQWAEQHFDISSTTRSPAHKVEAYRGHLQRTYQYAWANDDISALTASNLLKKYAEKYSGILEGPNERTLLCSYSDSTTGLMNGRKSENESWQEGIYPMNCAPDVISVSKAGMTAALPPTDVSASIGSSPGVASSLSEPSYSSSNCGSHTATSLHSGLPSQEYTASYNGSYLHSSYSGQNTPALPSPHPSPLHSAGLLQPPPPPPPPTLVPSYSAGSPNLPNYNYPPTGYPSQTSVGPGYSPGGAPPPSAYLPSGIAAPTPIPPSTLPGYTYQSHNHTPIAPTPLNGSTSNSLKRKAFYMSGHGDMDSSYGNFNYNQQRSSQSPMYRLTDSGVSDSNRGNGFERTAEASSLAFKSTKLPMTSDQQRKFNMHPGRALTPPSYGSTKSSVGDLRTGEPYSKFGSPIMSEQTEEHRQHLSHSLTGPDIGTATSSIHAAEEQLKNSDSNLVEMVTSEILQHGPPVDWSDIAGLDMVKAAIKEEILWPILRPDMFSGLATLPRSLLLFGPQGTGRTLLARCMASQLGAAFLRLSSSSLVTKWLGEGDKIIQAAFLVARCRQPAVVFISEVDLLLSAQLSEESPVNRLKAELLMQLDSILTSAEDHVLVVCSTSKPEEIPESLRRYFTKRLLIPLPDGTARHQIISQLLSQNNYCLSDKEMSLLVQRTEGFSGLDVAQLCQEAVVGPLHGIPGADLSSIHPSQMRLVSYQDFDNVFCKFQPSISQKELDMYTEWNKMFGCSQ